The genomic DNA GTCAGTCTATGTTTGTGAGCATCTTTTCACGCGAAACCGGTTCCCACTTCCCGCGTTCGATGCTCCAGCCGACTGAAGACGTTCGCCGATGCCTCGTAAGGGCCACCATCGCATCATCACGGAGAGAGATATGATGCAGTCACCGATGACCGACGATTTCCACCTTGAGCGTCATGGCGACCGGATCGTGCTGACTTTCACGCCCGATGGACGAACCTATACCTTCTCAGTTGAAGGGGATCGGCTCTCGGAGCCCTCCGTGTCGCCGGCCCAGGTGAATGCTGGCGATTACGTGGACGATGAGCTCCGGAGCACCGCCATCGAACTGGCAAGGCTGGCTCTCAAAGGAGAACCTTTGCGGAGATAGCTTCCGCCGGCCGAGTCGTCTTACCATAAAGTCGTCTTGAAAGTCGTCTTGCCGGTTCCGCTTCGAAAGCGACGGTCTCATCGGATGGTGTTCCTCAGCTGGGCCGGGAAACTGTTCTGAGCGGTGCCTGTAGAGTTCATGAAGCGACCGCCCGACCGGCCCTGCGCGAGGTCAGAGTTTCACCATGCGCAGGCGGATCGCGTTGCCGATCACGCTGACCGAGGACAAAGCCATGGCGGCCGCCGCGATGATCGGAGAGAGCAGGATGCCGAAGATCGGGTACAGCACGCCTGCCGCCACGGGCACCCCGAGCGCATTGTAGAGAAAAGCGAAGAACAGGTTCTGGCGGATGTTGCCCATCGTGGCATGTGACAGCCGCCGCGCCCGCACGATTCCGGTCAGGTCGCCCTTCAGCAGGGTCACGCCCGCGCTCTCCATCGCCACATCGGTGCCGGTGCCCATCGCGATCCCGACATCGGCTGTCGCCAGCGCCGGTGCATCGTTGACGCCATCGCCTGCCATGGCCACCACGCGGCCCTCGCGCTTGAACTTCTCGACTACGGCGCTTTTCTGGTCAGGCAGTACCTCGGCCTCGACTTCGTCGATTCCGAGCCGGCGCGCGACCGCATTGGCGGTCACCCAGTTGTCGCCGGTCAGCATCACGACGCAGATGCCCTCCTCCTTCAGGCCGGCCAGCGCCTCGGGCGTTGAGGCCTTCACCGGGTCGGCGATGGCGATGGCACCCGCCACCCTCCCGTCGATCCCGGCGAAGATCGCGGTCGCGCCGTCCTCGCGCAGCCGGTCGGCCTTTTGTGCCAGGGGAGCGACATCGATGCCGTGCTCGGCCAGGAACTTGGCGCTGCCGAGCACGATGCGCCGGCCCTCGACCATGCCGAGCGCTCCCTGCCCGGTGGGCGAGTCGAAGTCAGTGACCGGCGCCATTGCGACGCCCCGCCTTTCGGCCGCCTCGACGATGGCGAGGGCGAGCGGGTGTTCGCTCGGCCGCTCGGCGCTCGCGGACAGGCGCAGCACCTCGACCTCCGTGAAGCCTTGCGCCGGGACGATGGCGGTGACTGACGGCCTGCCCTCGGTCAGCGTACCGGTCTTGTCGACGACCAGAGTGTCGACCTTCTCCATGTGCTCCAGCGCCTCGGCGTTCTTGATCAGCACGCCGGCCTGGGCCCCGCGACCGACGCCCACCATGATCGACATCGGGGTAGCGAGCCCAAGAGCGCAGGGACAAGCGATAATGAGAACGGACACCGCCGCCACAAGGCCGAAGGCGAGCCGGGGCTCCGGTCCCCAGATTCCCCACGCCGCGAAGGCCAGGAGCGCCACGGCGATGACCGCCGGCACGAAATACCCCGAGACCCGATCGGCCAGACGCTGGATCGGGGCGCGGCTGCGCTGGGCATCAGCAACGAGCTGGACGATCTGGGACAGCATCGTATCACGGCCGACCTTCTGCGCCTCGATGACGAGGCTACCGGACTGGTTCATGGTGCCGCCGATGGCCTTGGCGCCGACGTCCTTGGTCACGGGCATTGACTCGCCCGTCACCATCGATTCGTCGATGGAGCTGCGCCCCTCGACGACGATGCCATCGACCGGGACCTTCTCGCCGGGGCGCACCCGCAGGCGGTCGCCCACTTGGACGGTATCGAGCTGGACCTCTTCTTCGGTTCCGTCCTCGCGGATCAGCCGGGCTGTCTTGGGGGCGAGATCGAGGAGCGCGCGGATGGCGCCGCTCGTGCTCTCGCGTGCGCGCAATTCCAGGATTTGGCCGAGCAGGACGAGGACCGTGATGACGGCGGCCGCCTCGAAGTACACCGCGACCGAGCCATCGTGCCCACGGAAGGCAGCTGGGAAGATATCGGGCGCCAGCGTCGCGGCCACGCTGTACGCCCACGCCACGCCGGTGCCCATGGCGATGAGCGTGAACATGTTGAGGCTGCGGTTCTTCAGCGATTGCCAGCCGCGCTCGAAGAACGGCCATCCGGCCCAGAGCACGACCGGGCTTGCCAGCGCGAACTGGACCCAGTTGGAGAGGGTGCGGGGAATCACGTGATCGAACGCGAAAAGATGCCCGCCCATCTCCAGGATGAAGACGGGCAGAGCCAGGATCAGGCCGATCCGGAACCGGCGTGTCATATCGACGAGTTCGTGGCTTGGGCCGATTTCAGCCGTCGCAACGACCGGTTCGAGCGCCATGCCGCAGATCGGGCACGAGCCAGGGCCGACCTGGCGGATCTCGGGGTGCATGGGACAGGTGTAGATCGTGCCTTCAGGTACAGGTTCCACCTTCCTGGCCACTGCAGGATTGGCGTATTTCGTGGGTTCGGCCATGAACTTCGACTGGCAGCCGGACGAGCAGAAGGAGTACGGCTTGCCCTCGTACTGAGCCCGATGTGGGGTGGTGTGCGGGTCCATCATCATTCCGCAAACCGGATCCTTCATCTTGCCGGCGTCTCCCTTCGGCTCGCCGCCAGGATGGCGGTGCCCGGCATGACCGCCATGGTCGTGATGATGGGCGTGGCCCTCATGTGCATTGACGATCCGGGCATCGGTCATGGTGTTTCTCCGCATCTGCATCGATGAGCAATGGAAAGCCTGGGGCTTCCCACGATGGTAAGGTCAAGACCCGCGCGGGACCGTGTAGAATGGATTGCTGTGAAAGGACCGAAGGTCCGACAGGAGTCGGCTGCGAGCCCTCAAGGGATCCTGTTGTCGTCCATCCCAGCGGAAGCATTGTCTGGAGGGGCTGCGGGAAGCCTTTCAAGGCACCACACCGCTATGATGATGCACTTCTATGTCACGCGATGAAGATGATACATTTCGGCGTCGTCCGATGGATCGGACGTGGAGCATGGTTATGAATAACAGAACATTCAGCCCGCGTATGTCGCTGCGCCTTTCGGCCAGCCTGCTGCTCGCGGGACAACTCCTGTTCATCGTGATCACGCAATTTCACGCCGGCGGGGACGCCAACAATCATCCTGCCATCTTCGCCGCGTATGCCGGCGATGGGATCTGGACGGCCGTGCACCTCGGCCAGTTTGCGAGCATGACGATCATGCTGGCGGGACTGCTCTCCCTGGTTTTCTCCCTGAACATCCAGGTTGAGGCGGTGAGATGGGCGGGTGGCTTCGGTGCCGCGTCGATCGCGGCGACGCTGGCCCTGTACGGCGTCCTCCAAGCCGTGGACGGCGTCGCTCTCAAGCAGGCGGTGAACGCGTGGGCGAACGCCCCGGAAGCCGAGAAGGCGGCGCGCTTTGCAAGCGCTGAAACCATCCGCTGGCTCGAGTGGGGGGTGAGGAGCTACCAGGACTTCGCGCTGGGACTCGGGTTGCTCCTGTTCGCGGCCGCGATGGTGCGGACATCCGGGATCCCGCGGTCGATAGGATACCTGATGGGACTTTCCGGCCTCGCGTACCTGGTGCAGGGCTGGGTGGTCGGCTCCGGCGGCTTCTCGCTGATGCATTCTGTCGCGATCGTGCTGGCCTGGGTCTTAAGCCTGGCATGGATGTCTTGGCTCGCCGTCGTCGCCTGGCGCATGCAGGGTTCGGGGCTGGCGAAAGAAGCGGGAGATTTTCCGCAGCCGTCTGGCGGTTCTGCAAATGCTCAAGCGTTCTTGGTTTCAGAATAGGCATATCCGGTGTGCCTGAACCAGACCGGAGCATTGTTTATGGCAATGGTGCCGAGGGTTGGTTTGAGTTCCGCCCCGAGAGACTAGAAAGCGCCAGACAAGCCTGGATCGTTATGCAGAAGGAACCTGATCGATCGCGGCATTGGGGCGAAGGTCTCTCGCGGCAGCACGGGTAGACGAAAAAGCAAGAACATATACCGGGCAGAACTCATGTCGTTTACGATTTCCAAGCGCCTCGGCGTGCTGGTTGCCGTCGCCGTTCTCATCAGCCTGATCGCTATCGCGGTTCAAGTCCTCGCCCTGCGCAGCGCCATCTATCGTGAGCGTGAACAGGCAATCACGTCCCAAGTCCAGGCTGTCGTGTCCATTATCAAGAGTCTCGCCGCCGACGCGGATGCGGGCCTCCTTACGAAGGAAGCTGCTCAGGAGCGCGCCAAGGCCGAGATGCGGGCCATTCGTTTCGGGAACAACGATTACTTCTTTGTCTATACCTATGAGGGCCTGAACCTCGTTCAC from Microvirga sp. TS319 includes the following:
- a CDS encoding heavy metal translocating P-type ATPase, whose amino-acid sequence is MTDARIVNAHEGHAHHHDHGGHAGHRHPGGEPKGDAGKMKDPVCGMMMDPHTTPHRAQYEGKPYSFCSSGCQSKFMAEPTKYANPAVARKVEPVPEGTIYTCPMHPEIRQVGPGSCPICGMALEPVVATAEIGPSHELVDMTRRFRIGLILALPVFILEMGGHLFAFDHVIPRTLSNWVQFALASPVVLWAGWPFFERGWQSLKNRSLNMFTLIAMGTGVAWAYSVAATLAPDIFPAAFRGHDGSVAVYFEAAAVITVLVLLGQILELRARESTSGAIRALLDLAPKTARLIREDGTEEEVQLDTVQVGDRLRVRPGEKVPVDGIVVEGRSSIDESMVTGESMPVTKDVGAKAIGGTMNQSGSLVIEAQKVGRDTMLSQIVQLVADAQRSRAPIQRLADRVSGYFVPAVIAVALLAFAAWGIWGPEPRLAFGLVAAVSVLIIACPCALGLATPMSIMVGVGRGAQAGVLIKNAEALEHMEKVDTLVVDKTGTLTEGRPSVTAIVPAQGFTEVEVLRLSASAERPSEHPLALAIVEAAERRGVAMAPVTDFDSPTGQGALGMVEGRRIVLGSAKFLAEHGIDVAPLAQKADRLREDGATAIFAGIDGRVAGAIAIADPVKASTPEALAGLKEEGICVVMLTGDNWVTANAVARRLGIDEVEAEVLPDQKSAVVEKFKREGRVVAMAGDGVNDAPALATADVGIAMGTGTDVAMESAGVTLLKGDLTGIVRARRLSHATMGNIRQNLFFAFLYNALGVPVAAGVLYPIFGILLSPIIAAAAMALSSVSVIGNAIRLRMVKL